A segment of the Gossypium hirsutum isolate 1008001.06 chromosome D10, Gossypium_hirsutum_v2.1, whole genome shotgun sequence genome:
CAAATGCCATTGTTGTTGACACTAAGCTCAGAACTAGCGTTACTGCTTGTAGCAAGAGGGGAATCGGAGACACTAATATTTCTGCTTCGTGTGGGACCTGATCTCACACTGTACATAGATGATGCTGGAATATTCGTCATTAATGGCCGTAAATTACCAGGAATGCGTCGCCTTATATCCTGGTCAAGACAATGTGAAGTCAGATAAAGATTTAGCCACATCCCCAATCTTCAATCTCTTAGTGTATTGGGATATAACTATTAACTAGAGGATTTCGAATACCTTGTCAACAACATATTTAGATTATTGTACTCCCATGTAATAGATCAAGATTTAAGCAAACTAAAAGATATGCCTCAGAAAATTTTAGGAGATACTTACCATATGCCTTATAGCCATATCGAGCGACTTCTTTGAAAGTGTTCTTCCAAAGCCTGAACTGTCTGGTGATGAAGACTTCACCGACAAGTTACCGTGAGGAGAATGTTTATCATCTTGCTTGGGAGGTACCAGTTTCCGCATGTTTATTACCCTCTCAACCATTTTATTTCCTATTACAACAGGGCTCACGTTGTCACTGACTTTCGAATATCCACGACTTATTGCAGGAACAGAGCTCCCACTAACATGCAGCATAGAACCATTAGGGAGACGTCCTCTTGAAGGAGAGCATGATTGTCGTCTTGGTCTACCAGCAGGAGCTGGTTCAACAGAAGAAGATCGAGAACTTGGTGCTCCAGGCCTGCCTCTTGTCGCTGAAAGTGGTCTATCAGGTAGTGTTGTTCTTAAATTTGGTGGAGCGTCATGTGAGAAACCAGGCATCTCAGAAGGCTTCCATGGCCTAGACTTTACCACCGGAGAGGCACCACCACGTGATGGTACAGGATTTCTGGACGCTAAAGGAGTTGGCTTTGTAACTGACGGAGATGATTTGATTGGAGGAGCAGATACATTAGCAGCACTTGATGGACGACGAGTTGGTGTGGCTGCTCTTGATACAGGTTTGGATGAAGGTATAGAAGGTCTTGCAGGTGGTGTTGAAGACCTTGCTGTGGACCTTGTCGGTGTGGCAGATCTTGCAGAAACTGTGGGTTTAGTAGAAGATGCACTTTTGGCGGCAGAAACTGTGGGCTTAGTCGTGTGCACTACAGGTTTTGTTGCAGACTTAGTTGCCGATATTGCAGGCTTTGCTGCAGATGTTACAGGCTTAGCTGCAGAACTGGAGGATCTTGTTGATGTCAATGTGGCCCGAGATGTAGGTGTTGATGATCTTGTAGGTTTAGAAGCTCCAGTCAATGTAGGGCGCCCAGTGGGTGTTGCAGGTCTTGAACCTGGACCCCCTGATGATGAAGGCCTGCGAATCCCTGTAGAATTCAACCCAGAGGACAAAGCAGGTTGCTTTGGTGATAAGTTGCTCCTGGCAGCAGACTCTGGCTGGGGATTTGCAAGCTATAAACAAAATGA
Coding sequences within it:
- the LOC121222635 gene encoding endochitinase A isoform X2, with amino-acid sequence MSQIGAPKASPTVLKSRLANPQPESAARSNLSPKQPALSSGLNSTGIRRPSSSGGPGSRPATPTGRPTLTGASKPTRSSTPTSRATLTSTRSSSSAAKPVTSAAKPAISATKSATKPVVHTTKPTVSAAKSASSTKPTVSARSATPTRSTARSSTPPARPSIPSSKPVSRAATPTRRPSSAANVSAPPIKSSPSVTKPTPLASRNPVPSRGGASPVVKSRPWKPSEMPGFSHDAPPNLRTTLPDRPLSATRGRPGAPSSRSSSVEPAPAGRPRRQSCSPSRGRLPNGSMLHVSGSSVPAISRGYSKVSDNVSPVVIGNKMVERVINMRKLVPPKQDDKHSPHGNLSVKSSSPDSSGFGRTLSKKSLDMAIRHMDIRRRIPGNLRPLMTNIPASSMYSVRSGPTRSRNISVSDSPLATSSNASSELSVNNNGICLDGSEIEDDIGSEIGGRSPASMHAR
- the LOC121222635 gene encoding endochitinase A isoform X1, translating into MNRSFRAQQETAMQTAALKQRQQLRASMMKDKEEELALFLEMRKREKEQSSFLNHCSEDFDAPLGSIPGTSPIFNLSASATAPARKMGGAADDFLNSESDKNDYEWLLTPPGTPLFPSLESQKTVMSQIGAPKASPTVLKSRLANPQPESAARSNLSPKQPALSSGLNSTGIRRPSSSGGPGSRPATPTGRPTLTGASKPTRSSTPTSRATLTSTRSSSSAAKPVTSAAKPAISATKSATKPVVHTTKPTVSAAKSASSTKPTVSARSATPTRSTARSSTPPARPSIPSSKPVSRAATPTRRPSSAANVSAPPIKSSPSVTKPTPLASRNPVPSRGGASPVVKSRPWKPSEMPGFSHDAPPNLRTTLPDRPLSATRGRPGAPSSRSSSVEPAPAGRPRRQSCSPSRGRLPNGSMLHVSGSSVPAISRGYSKVSDNVSPVVIGNKMVERVINMRKLVPPKQDDKHSPHGNLSVKSSSPDSSGFGRTLSKKSLDMAIRHMDIRRRIPGNLRPLMTNIPASSMYSVRSGPTRSRNISVSDSPLATSSNASSELSVNNNGICLDGSEIEDDIGSEIGGRSPASMHAR